A genomic segment from Polyangium mundeleinium encodes:
- a CDS encoding siderophore-interacting protein, translated as MSAIKQALGGLLKPILRAVRVEHVTDVAARFRLIVLAGEALTGPRCAPGDKVQVMIDGDFRTYTPFAFDAAAGRASLLAFLHGDGPGARWGRAVRAGDEVFLFGPRGSLPLRALPSPAVLVGDETSLAVGRSLGELGRPSTVVLEVDDVAATQAAADAIGLRDASFVARAAGDAHVDALWSAVKAASQTSSALVLTGKAQTIQAIRRLAQRDRVAFAAQKNKAYWAPGKRGLD; from the coding sequence ATGAGCGCCATCAAGCAAGCCCTCGGCGGGCTCCTCAAGCCGATTTTACGCGCCGTTCGGGTCGAGCACGTCACCGACGTGGCAGCGCGTTTTCGCCTCATCGTGCTCGCGGGCGAGGCGCTCACCGGGCCGCGCTGCGCGCCGGGGGACAAGGTGCAGGTGATGATCGACGGGGACTTCCGTACCTACACGCCCTTTGCGTTCGATGCGGCCGCGGGGCGCGCGAGCCTGCTCGCGTTTCTGCACGGGGACGGGCCGGGGGCGCGTTGGGGGCGCGCCGTCCGCGCAGGCGACGAGGTGTTTCTCTTCGGGCCGCGGGGCTCGTTGCCGCTCCGGGCGCTCCCGTCTCCGGCGGTGCTGGTCGGGGACGAGACCTCGCTCGCGGTGGGTCGCTCGCTCGGGGAGCTGGGCAGGCCCAGCACGGTGGTGCTCGAGGTCGACGACGTCGCCGCCACACAGGCCGCAGCGGATGCCATCGGCCTTCGCGACGCCTCGTTCGTGGCCCGTGCCGCCGGAGACGCGCACGTCGATGCGCTGTGGTCCGCCGTGAAGGCGGCCTCGCAGACGTCGAGCGCGCTGGTCTTGACCGGCAAAGCACAGACCATCCAGGCGATCCGGCGGCTGGCCCAGAGGGATCGCGTCGCGTTCGCGGCGCAGAAGAACAAGGCTTACTGGGCTCCGGGCAAGCGTGGTCTCGATTGA
- a CDS encoding dynamin family protein yields MWSPEGRKENARELRRIADKVLRYRQLCDRFASYFQPESDNARQLRQIRGKLEDLRGRALDREKRLAKGVVKIGVVGLEKQGKSAFLSAWLKSEKLLPSEAERCTWSTTVIEPGEAGQFAATVTYYNEADFKARIQSYFDALEPGSVERWQGLNQAEILRLKASFKTREGYDVDDPDRAGRREQTALAELVEISAGLSEIKARLGRAPEKITASSLDALAEQIRPYIALKDTKNGNRPYPGVRAVKIVTVTIPVEGAMPGVELMDLPGIDAPSDKARRDTEEALANEVDVTIFVKDITRPSLVRNEVELLRMAQTADRSISLKDRIFVVLTKVDLFDHADENGNWHWSLAARNFREQGVDRIFPYSKVWVHQGVDTQHPVARQLMDFFSATTPVNGLDKLKDAVERYLSTDVEALDRKVTQAINAEFGEVEALLRGVLVTVKDGLSDREFDRRAEQVFDLHYEHIQSGEDPTGLLPEIRKRMSGFMDFEMSDTQRSARAARADVRIDQIRSDLLARLTPEEAEAKRRQMPSPGLMNETAVEIEMRKQMRERVASRIAGLGEDFRNTARESVERMLHEMFIEATYEGGRMEVLLASGKTLIERIDALGRSGHVSESVVRYQNQEMAKADVAFEVLSRYFARQIVDILDATDPYDREIREREMRGLEQFFGMGIADKAQGSATGAAAAASGVIGSVKAKLGFGEPDGNAAAGAAPAPAPAPAIGGFPTVGAAMPVPRQQAPQAGAAPAGSTKPPQTNPGAAAAPAATANGRDWSKMLSRVRVDVERICDFLEALAKHPRGLQKYHEEAVRTVHDSWLDREGEQSLRRWVRSECARIWPHKFAAIEAEKERARADIEALEELFGGNAPPQKAGA; encoded by the coding sequence ATGTGGAGCCCTGAAGGCCGCAAGGAAAACGCTCGTGAGCTCCGCAGGATCGCCGACAAGGTCCTGCGCTACCGGCAGCTCTGCGACCGCTTCGCGAGTTACTTCCAGCCCGAGAGCGACAACGCCCGCCAGCTCCGCCAGATCCGCGGCAAGCTCGAGGATCTGCGCGGCCGCGCGCTCGATCGGGAGAAGCGGCTCGCCAAGGGCGTCGTGAAGATCGGCGTCGTCGGCCTGGAGAAGCAGGGCAAGAGCGCGTTCCTGTCGGCGTGGCTGAAAAGTGAAAAACTCCTGCCGAGCGAGGCCGAGCGCTGCACCTGGAGCACCACGGTCATCGAGCCAGGCGAGGCCGGGCAGTTCGCCGCGACCGTCACCTACTACAACGAGGCCGATTTCAAGGCCCGCATCCAGAGCTACTTCGACGCGCTGGAGCCCGGCAGCGTCGAGCGCTGGCAGGGCCTGAACCAGGCCGAGATCCTCCGGCTCAAGGCGAGCTTCAAGACGCGCGAAGGCTACGACGTCGACGATCCGGATCGCGCAGGGCGGCGCGAGCAGACGGCGCTCGCCGAGCTCGTGGAGATCAGCGCCGGGCTCTCCGAGATCAAGGCGCGGCTCGGTCGGGCGCCCGAGAAGATCACGGCGAGTAGCCTCGACGCGCTCGCCGAGCAGATCCGGCCCTACATCGCGCTGAAGGACACGAAGAACGGGAACAGGCCCTACCCGGGCGTGCGGGCCGTGAAGATCGTCACGGTCACGATCCCCGTCGAGGGCGCGATGCCCGGCGTCGAGCTGATGGATCTGCCCGGCATCGACGCGCCCTCGGACAAGGCGCGGCGCGACACCGAGGAGGCGCTCGCGAACGAGGTCGACGTCACGATCTTCGTCAAGGACATCACCCGGCCCTCGCTCGTGCGCAACGAGGTCGAGCTGCTCCGCATGGCGCAGACGGCCGACCGGAGCATCTCGCTGAAGGACCGGATCTTCGTGGTGCTGACGAAGGTGGATCTCTTCGATCACGCCGACGAGAACGGCAACTGGCACTGGTCGCTCGCGGCGCGGAACTTCCGCGAGCAGGGCGTCGATCGCATCTTCCCGTACTCGAAGGTGTGGGTGCACCAGGGCGTGGACACGCAGCACCCGGTGGCGCGCCAGCTCATGGACTTCTTCAGCGCGACGACGCCCGTGAACGGGCTCGACAAACTGAAGGACGCGGTGGAGCGCTACCTGTCGACCGACGTCGAGGCGCTCGATCGCAAGGTCACGCAGGCGATCAACGCGGAGTTCGGCGAGGTCGAGGCGCTGCTCCGCGGCGTGCTCGTGACGGTGAAGGACGGGCTCAGCGATCGGGAGTTCGATCGGCGCGCCGAGCAGGTCTTCGATCTGCACTACGAGCACATCCAGTCGGGCGAGGATCCGACGGGGCTCTTGCCCGAGATCCGCAAGCGCATGTCGGGCTTCATGGACTTCGAGATGAGCGACACGCAGCGATCGGCCCGGGCCGCGCGCGCGGACGTTCGAATCGATCAGATCCGGAGCGATCTGCTCGCGCGGCTCACGCCCGAGGAGGCGGAGGCGAAGCGGCGGCAGATGCCGAGCCCGGGGCTCATGAACGAGACCGCCGTCGAGATCGAGATGCGCAAGCAGATGCGCGAGCGCGTGGCGTCGCGGATCGCGGGGCTCGGCGAGGATTTCCGCAACACGGCGCGCGAGAGCGTGGAGCGGATGCTGCACGAGATGTTCATCGAGGCGACCTACGAGGGCGGGCGAATGGAGGTGCTGCTCGCGTCGGGCAAGACGCTGATCGAGCGGATCGACGCGCTCGGCCGGTCGGGGCACGTCTCGGAGAGCGTGGTTCGTTACCAGAACCAGGAGATGGCCAAGGCCGACGTCGCGTTCGAGGTGCTCTCCCGGTACTTCGCGCGGCAGATCGTGGACATCCTCGACGCGACGGATCCCTACGATCGCGAGATCCGCGAGCGCGAGATGCGCGGGCTCGAGCAGTTCTTCGGGATGGGGATCGCCGACAAGGCGCAAGGGTCGGCGACGGGCGCGGCCGCGGCCGCGAGCGGCGTCATCGGCTCGGTGAAGGCGAAGCTCGGGTTCGGAGAGCCCGACGGCAACGCGGCGGCGGGAGCGGCGCCTGCGCCTGCGCCTGCGCCCGCGATCGGAGGTTTTCCCACGGTGGGCGCGGCGATGCCCGTGCCGAGACAGCAGGCCCCGCAAGCAGGCGCGGCGCCGGCCGGCAGTACAAAACCCCCGCAGACCAACCCCGGCGCGGCGGCGGCGCCCGCGGCGACGGCGAACGGGCGCGACTGGTCGAAGATGCTGTCGCGGGTGCGCGTGGACGTGGAGCGGATCTGCGACTTCCTCGAAGCGCTGGCGAAGCACCCGCGGGGCCTGCAGAAGTACCACGAGGAGGCGGTGCGCACGGTGCACGACTCGTGGCTCGATCGCGAAGGGGAGCAGTCGCTAAGGCGGTGGGTGCGCAGCGAGTGCGCGCGGATCTGGCCGCACAAGTTCGCCGCGATCGAAGCGGAGAAGGAGCGGGCGCGCGCGGACATCGAGGCGCTCGAGGAGCTCTTCGGTGGGAACGCCCCGCCCCAGAAAGCAGGAGCCTAG